The Trichoplusia ni isolate ovarian cell line Hi5 chromosome 10, tn1, whole genome shotgun sequence genome window below encodes:
- the LOC113498268 gene encoding proline-rich receptor-like protein kinase PERK14: MCTRRTETANAANRVSQTALLVLSVLALLPLSAGYIDCRISCRRCHENTEHPSVLEVYCAMCEECKQRRRERALTRTSSSQTTAKGTPPPMSASPPLVHMRDGFEESGEYAPPELPSLIQQGSPPKEQIAQPPTLSQQQQSLGMQVVSLARLADPQQQPPQQLMAAQQQALPPSMLQMPPMQRVQRQSMDQQNYGWPSGCPTPPPCSDSEEEIFMRITTTTTTKPTCPTFPPCRKKKKPMMMPCMPCMPMCPCPSYTQAPNVQMMHEQDGQSSPADYHYLYIGLPKNALRS; the protein is encoded by the exons ATGTGCACGCGCAGGACGGAAACTGCAAATGCTGCTAACAGAGTCAG TCAGACAGCGTTGCTGGTGCTGTCGGTGCTGGCGCTGCTGCCGCTGAGCGCCGGCTACATCGACTGCAGGATCTCGTGCCGGCGCTGCCACGAGAACACGGAGCATCCGTCTGTGCTGGAGGTGTACTGCGCGATGTGCGAGGAGTGCAAGCAGCGCCGACGAGAAAG GGCTTTAACGAGAACATCGTCATCGCAAACTACCGCGAAGGGGACCCCGCCGCCGATGAGCGCCAGTCCCCCTTTAGTCCATATGCGAGACGGATTTGAGGAAAGTGGAGAGTACGCGCCACCGGAGCTGCCATCGCTGATTCAACAAGGATCACCGCCAAAAGAACAGATAGCACAACCACCAACGTTGTCGCAACAGCAACAATCTCTAGGCATGCAGGTGGTGTCGCTGGCGCGGTTAGCGGACCCCCAGCAACAACCGCCACAGCAACTTATGGCAGCGCAGCAACAGGCCCTGCCGCCGAGCATGTTGCAGATGCCGCCGATGCAGAGGGTGCAGCGGCAATCAATGGATCAACAGAATTACG GCTGGCCGTCTGGTTGTCCCACGCCGCCGCCGTGCTCCGACTCGGAGGAAGAGATTTTCATGAGGATAACGACTACCACGACCACCAAGCCGACGTGCCCCACCTTTCCGCCCTGCAGGAAGAAAAAGAAGCCGATGATGATGCCGTGCATGCCGTGCATGCCCATGTGCCCCTGCCCCTCGTACACGCAGGCGCCGAATGTTCAAATGATGCACGAGCAGGACGGCCAGTCCTCGCCCGCAGACTACCACTACCTGTACATCGGCCTGCCTAAGAACGCGCTCAGAAGCTAG